GATAATAATTGCGATAAATTCAATAATGACGATGTTTATTTTCTTGGGCCGATCGTGTTATTCACAAATTCTGACAGAAAACTTGAAGTTATTGACGGCCAGCAGAGACTCACTACTTTAATGCTTCTGTTGCGAGCCTTCTACCATGCTTACGGAAATGATATGCAGGATTCGCGCTCTCTCACCGTAAAGCGCAATATAGAGCAATGCCTCTGGAAAACAAACGCTTTTCAAGAGCCGGATATGTCAGTCCTAAAAATTGACTCCGAAACTGCTACAGACAATGACAAAGAAGAATTCATCAGCATACTTCGTACAGGCAGTGCGCCCGCTGAACTCAAAAGCAAGTACGCAATCAATTACAGGTTCTTTCAGGAAAAAATCAGCGGCTTCAAAAATAAAATGCCGGATTATTTCTCATTCCTTCCCATTAGGATTTTGGGAAATTGCATACTCCTTCCAATCGAAGCAGAGTCACAAGATACAGCACTGCGGATTTTCTCAACGCTTAATGACAGAGGTATGCCGCTATCTGATTCTGACATATTCAAAGCTCAACTGTACAAGGCGTTTTCTGATGACGGACTGAAGAATGAATTTATTGCTGACTGGAAAAATCTCGAAAATCTTTGCGGGAAAATTTTTCAGCTCACAAGCGATAACCCGATGGACGAAATTTTCACCCGCTATATGTATTTCGAGCGGGCTGAACGCGGCGTAAGAGTCTCTACGCTTGAAGGGCTGCGGAAATTCTACGAGGCTAATAATTATGAGCTTCTCAAAAAATATCATCATCAGACTTTCGACAACATAAAAGCACTCGCAAATTTCTGGAATGACGTTGCTAATCAGGACGGCACAAGATTTTCTGACCGGGTATTGCGGCGGCTGTTCGTTCTCAATTACGCCCCTAACAGCATGTGGACGTTCATCACTTCAGTGTATTTCCTCCAAAACAGAAATGCGGCAGGATTGCTTGATAATGATGATTTCTATGAGTTCCTCACAAAGATTACTGCGTTCATCTGGGCTTTCACGATTCTTAGGCCAGGCGTTAATATTCTGCGGACTCCGATTTTCGCCGAAATGCTCAACATCGTAAACGGCAGAAAAGTTACGTTTGACGGGTTCGCATTCAACATTACAGAGCTGAAAAACGCGCTGAGTATTTACTCGTTCACAAACAACAGGCCGATTACAAGATCTATGCTTGCATGGTTCGCCTTCACTGACCCGGAGCAGATTGTTTTCCCGCTTGAGACTGAACACATTTACGCCCGCAACAGATTCCCAATCCCGGAAAATATCGAGGCAATCGGAAACAAGTCGCTACTTGAGAAGAAAATCAATATCCGAGCCGCTGACTACAAATTTCAGGACAAAGCAAAATATTACCTCGGACTCGTTCCCAAAAAGCCCGCGACAAATATTCATGAGCTTCAAGCACTCGCAAGGACAATGAGCGACTTCACAGCGCAGGACATTTCACAGCGCACGGAAAAAATCATCACAGCTTTCATAAATTTCATCACAGAAAACAGACTCGCAAGGTAAGCAATTTTACCCGGCTCCCTGATATAATTTTACGTAAAGACAAGGGGGCCTTCTTCTTTATGGACGGCAATGAAATAACACTACAGCAGATGCTCTCACGCCGCGAAATGAGAGCGGACAGCCAGCAAAAATTTCTCACTCAATATCATTCACCGCTGGTATCATTTACCATGAACATACCCGGCCCAGTCAAGACAAACGACTCTATACGCCGGGCATTTGACATCGGGCAGATATTATTGCTTGAGGGACTCGCCAGCTCAGGCGCACAAATTCTCGGAGCGTCAGAAATTCATGAAGACACGGGAGACGAATTACTGTTAGCCGTAAGCAATATTCAGCCCGAAACACTAAAGGACATGGCCATAAGTATTGAGACTTTCTTGCCTCTCGGACGGCTTTTCGACATTGATATTATTGACGTACACGGCCGGAAATTGTCGCGTCCTGAGTTCAGGAAGTGCATTATCTGCGGGAAACAGGCTCAGGAGTGCGCGAGAGCTAGGACTCATTCAGTCAGCGATTTGCAGGAGGCTGTATCGCGCCTTCTGTCTGAAAATCTGCATTAACTTTACAGGAAGGGGATTTTATCGTGAAGGCAAAATATCTCATCGGACTCGCGGCGGCATTCATGCTCATTATCGGGGCAGGGTGCAGTATGGATCACAGGAGCAAGGACGACGGCGGCGGAGGAAGCTCAAGCACTGACACAGACTATACCAGACTCAGCGCAATTCTGTATCTCAAGTCATCGGACATTGATGTGAGGGCGAATCTTCTGACCGACAAGAACAATGACAACGTGCTGACCGTTACGAACGAGACTCAGGAATTTATGTACTACAGGTTCAGCAAAAGGGGAGGCACTGACGGCGAGGATACAGAAGCTGACACTCTCGGCAAAAACGCGGCTATACTGGCTAAGGATTCGGCTCAGTTCACGCTGAGGGACTCTCTTGTTCTCTCCTACGGATCTCACGCGCACGGGCTTTTCTCGCTAGGCGAAGGAACAAATATTATTGTGTCGGACTGCGTTATTCTCACTATGAGCAATGACTCTAGCGGCCTCATGACTTCTGACGGAGGGAAAATCAGCGCGATTCATGTTACAGCAGGGACTTACGGAACAGGGTCGCCCGCCGTGAATGTCAGCGAGGGAGGCGGCTCCGTAATGGCTGAACGGGGACATTATTACACGGAAGGGACAAATTCACCCGCAATTCTGGCAAGGGGCGAGGCCGGAATATCAATGGCAAAGATTGAGGCCGGGTCATCTCAGGCCGTAAAATCTGAGGGGGAAGCCGCTGTAACCCTTCAGAGCTGCGATATTACAGCGAATCACGAGGCAATACCGACAGACAATATATCACCGTATCAGGCTGTTATGATTTACAGGGCTGACTCAGGAAATCCGCTGTCTGAAACAAGCTATTTCACAATGAACAACGGAAAATTAGACTGCATGAAGGGTGATGTGTTCTACGCCACAAACGTCAACGCGACAATATCCCTCATGAACGCCGACATAACAAATCATGACTCTGACGGTGCATTTCTCCGGGCGGGCGCGTCATCATGGGGTACAAGCGGCATAAACGGCGGCAAAATAACTCTTTCGGCATTAGGTCAGAACATTGACGGGAATATAATTCTTGACAGCGCGTCTGACATGAATATGTACCTCACAGAAGGCTCACTCTTCACGGGCGCGGTGAATCCGACAGGAACAAGCGCAAGAATATTCGTCAGCCTCTCGAACTCAAGATGGATTCTCACAGGGGACTCGCATGTTTCAAGCCTTGCCTGCGAAGCCGGGAGCATTAATCTTAACGGCCACACGCTTTATGTAGGTGAAACGGCTTACACTGCGGGGACTGAGAGCAGCGGAAGCGCGGTAGATTTCGCGTCAGACAGAAATTCAGCCTCAAACGGCACAAGCTCAGATCAATCTGACACAGCCGGACACAACAGCACCAATACAGACAGCGACACAAGTCTGCCGATAACATCATCTGACAAAAGCGCGGGAAGCACAGCGCAGAAGCTCTTATTCAGCCCGGCGATATACACAACGGGAACAGTAAACGGCGTATCATACCGAGCGTATAACAATATCGCGTATGTATCATCCCCGGTCAACCAAGACTATCAGAAATTGAGCATATATATTCCTGAGCCGTATTTCAGCAGCAGACCCCTCAACGGCTACACGGCCTCAACCGCTCCGATATTCATACCGAACAATTCCGGCGGTTACATGGCCGCAGAAATTATGACACCTTCAGCAGAAAACCCCGTTGGGCTTGCGCTTTCACGGGGGCTTGTTGTCGTGTCTCCGGCTCTCAGGGGGCGCAACGTAACAAACGGCACAGCTCCCGCGGCAATAGTCGACTACAAAGCGGCGGTGAGATACATACGCTCCAACAAATCACGACTCCCGGCCGGAAACACTGACAGGATTATAGCCTGCGGGGTGAGTTCGGGCGGTGCGCTGGCGGCTTTGCTTGGGACTGCGGGAAACTCTGAAGCCTACAGCGAATGGCTTAACGCGGCGGGGGCGGCGGCCTCTGAGGACAAAATTTACGCGGCGGCCTGCTACTGTCCTGTTACTGACCTTGAGAACGCTGACGGGGCATATGAATGGATGTTCGGCGGGTCAAAATACGGCTCTGACTCCGTGAATCTCATTGGGAATTACGAGTCATACATTGATTCTCTAAGACTCAAGAAGGAAAGCACAGCCCTCACCGCCAGCGGAGATAATGACACCTTCACGCGCTACATTGAGGGGATATTCATTCAGGCGGCGCAGAATGCTCTTTCTTCCGGGACTGCGGTCAGTGCGTCATGGCTGAAAGTCAGCGGGACAGAAGTAGTCAGCGCGGATCTTGAGAAATACGCCGACAGTTTCACCGCGAGGCAGAAGAGTGTTCCGGCGTTCGACAAATTCGACCTGAGTTCACCCGAAAACAGCGAGTTCGGCTACAAGCATTTCACCGAATATTCAGCCCAGAGAAGCACAGCGGGCGGGGCAATGGCGGATGAGGCTGTAATCTCAGCCATGAATCCTATGGACAGCACGGTGTATTCTGAGGTGTGCAGGTTCTGGAGAATACGACACGGCATTAATGACAGGGACATCCCCGTGAATGTCTCGGCGGTTCTTGCGCTCACTCTCGAAAATGCCGGCTGTGAGGTCGATTTCTCTGCTGTGTGGGATCAGGGCCACGGCGGATATTATGATACTGACTCGCTTTTTGACTGGATCGACTCAATCTGCAAATAATCCCGCTGTCTGAATTGCTGTTGCACCCTCTGTTATCATGCAGGGGGTGTAATTTTTTTGTGAGGAGTGATTCATGTTGAGACGTTCAAGAATCTTTCTGTTACTGTCCGCAGTCATCATCATCATCATCTCAATGTCAGCTCCGTGTTATTCGGCTGACTCATTCAGAAAAACTTTCTACAAATCATTGTCCGCAAGGCTCGGAAAACACCGCGCCGATTATCCCAATTTGAGCGACTCAGATTTCGCGAATTTCCGCATGGTGAAAACTTCAGGGATTGCGCCGGGAAAATTATTCCGCTCGTCATCCCCTATAAGCACATGGGGAGAGCGTAACGCAATCGCCGACAGGCTTTCACGCGAGGCAGGAGTCAGCACATTCATCAACCTTGCTGACTCTGACAACGGCATGACAAAGCACAAAGGCTGGGCGGGAAGTTATTACAGCACACGGAAAATTATCGGGCTGAAACTCGGCATGAAGTTCAAGAGCAGGGATTTCCGCAGGAGTCTTGCGCGTGGTATTCACTTCATGGCCGGAAATGAGCCGCCGTATCTCATTCATTGCAGTCTCGGAAAAGACCGGGCCGGGTTCGTCTGCGCCGTTGTCGAGAGCCTCGCGGGAGCATCATGGGAGGAAGTCGAGCGGGATTATATGATCTCATTCCGCAACTATTTCGGGATTTTGCCGGGAACAAAGGAGTATGATTTTGTCGTGAGGAATGAAATCTATAGAATCTTGTCGGAAAATTTCGGGGCGGCGAATCTTATGGCCGTAAATCTCTCAGTGTATGCAGAAAAATATCTGCGCGGAATCGGAGTCAGTCAGCAGGATATTGACACACTGCGGGAAAAATTGAGGGGCGAATAATGCCGGACATCATCATTATAGGCGCGGGGCTTGCGGGTTGCGAGGCGGCATATCAGCTTTCACGGCGGGGATTCAGTGTTGACCTTCACGAAATGCGCCCGGGAGTTATGACACCCGCCCACAAAACCGGGCTTCCCGCTGAAATCGTCTGTAGTAACTCGTTAGGCTCCGAGAACAAAGACGGACGAATTACAGCTGCAGGAATCCTCAAAGAAGAATTGCACATGCTTGACTCGCTGATACTGTCTTGCGCGGAATTATCGCGAGTCCCTGCGGGGGGTGCTTTGGCTGTTGACAGGGAGAAATTCTCCGGGCTTGTCGCTGAAAGACTCAGTGCCGAGAAAAATATCAATCTCATACGCGGCGAATACACCGACATTCCGGCCATGACCGCAATAATATCATCAGGCCCCCTCACGTCAGACGCTCTTGCGGAAAACCTGCGCGAAATTACAGGCGAGGGGATATATTTCTATGACGCTGTAGCCCCGGTGATTATGCGCGAGTCTGTAGACATGTCAAAAGTTTTTGTTACTGGGCGTTACGGCAGGGGCGATGACTATATCAACTGCCCGATGTCCCGCGGGGAATATTCCGCCTTCTATGACGCATTAATTCACGCAGAACGCAATATCCCTCATGATTTCGAGAAGGGAAAATATTTCGAGGGTTGTATGCCTGTTGAAGCACTTGCTGAGAGGGGGTACGACACACTGAGATTCGGCCCTATGAAGCCCCGCGGACTTGTTGACCCGCGCACAGGCCGCGAGCCGTTCGCAGCAGTTCAGCTCAGGCAGGATAACGCAGAAGGAACGCTCTATAACCTCGTGGGATTCCAGACGGGACTAAAATGGCCGGAACAAAAGCGAGTATTCTCCATGATTCCCGGACTCGAACATGCCGAATTTGCCCGGCTAGGCGTAATGCACCGGAATACATCCGTAAATGCTCCCGCCGTCCTCGATGAGTATTTGAGGCTCAAGACACGGGATAATATTTTCCTTGCGGGACAGATTACGGGCGTTGAAGGCTACGTAGAAAGCACAGCAATGGGACTCGCCGCCGGGATTAACGCTTCATGTTTGCTTGCGGGGAAAAATCTTCCGTCATGGCCGCGTGAGTCGGCGATAGGCTCATTGATTCACTATCTCATGACGACAGACCCGGCGCACTTTCAGCCCATGAATATGAATCTCGGAATATTCCCGGCTGTTACAGGGATTCGCGGCAAGAAGGAGCGCGCAGAATTTCACCGGGGCAGGGCATTAGCGGCGATTCGGGAGTTTATATCATGGCTGTGATTTACGCTGTGGGAATCGGGCCGGGGGGAGCTGAGACTATTACCCCGCAGGCCATGAATATTTTACGGTCGTGTGATGTCATAGCGGGATATGAGAAATATGTTGACATGCTCCGGGACTTTACGCCGGGAAAAATTCTTTTCACCACAAAAATGACTCAGGAGGTCAGCCGCTGCGAATGGGCTTTGATGTTTGCGCGTGATTACGGGAAAAATGTCGCTCTCGTCTCAAGCGGGGACTCAGGCGTTTACGGCATGGCGGGATTGATGCTCGAAATCGCGAAAGGGTCAGGCGTTGAAGTCATCGTGATTCCAGGAGTAACGGCGGCAAATTCCTGCGCGTCAGTTCTCGGCGCACCCCTCATGAATGACTATGTTACAGTCTCACTCAGCGACAGATTGACGGACTGGCATATTATTGAGCGGAGACTCATTGCGGCCAGCTCCGGCGATTTCGTGATATGCGTCTA
This sequence is a window from Synergistaceae bacterium. Protein-coding genes within it:
- a CDS encoding DUF262 domain-containing protein; amino-acid sequence: MSCYQAKTPIFSSPIISGLTISGLTWEENECSTLWNDVLSFAFPDNNCDKFNNDDVYFLGPIVLFTNSDRKLEVIDGQQRLTTLMLLLRAFYHAYGNDMQDSRSLTVKRNIEQCLWKTNAFQEPDMSVLKIDSETATDNDKEEFISILRTGSAPAELKSKYAINYRFFQEKISGFKNKMPDYFSFLPIRILGNCILLPIEAESQDTALRIFSTLNDRGMPLSDSDIFKAQLYKAFSDDGLKNEFIADWKNLENLCGKIFQLTSDNPMDEIFTRYMYFERAERGVRVSTLEGLRKFYEANNYELLKKYHHQTFDNIKALANFWNDVANQDGTRFSDRVLRRLFVLNYAPNSMWTFITSVYFLQNRNAAGLLDNDDFYEFLTKITAFIWAFTILRPGVNILRTPIFAEMLNIVNGRKVTFDGFAFNITELKNALSIYSFTNNRPITRSMLAWFAFTDPEQIVFPLETEHIYARNRFPIPENIEAIGNKSLLEKKINIRAADYKFQDKAKYYLGLVPKKPATNIHELQALARTMSDFTAQDISQRTEKIITAFINFITENRLAR
- the citX gene encoding citrate lyase holo-[acyl-carrier protein] synthase, producing the protein MDGNEITLQQMLSRREMRADSQQKFLTQYHSPLVSFTMNIPGPVKTNDSIRRAFDIGQILLLEGLASSGAQILGASEIHEDTGDELLLAVSNIQPETLKDMAISIETFLPLGRLFDIDIIDVHGRKLSRPEFRKCIICGKQAQECARARTHSVSDLQEAVSRLLSENLH
- a CDS encoding alpha/beta hydrolase fold domain-containing protein, which codes for MKAKYLIGLAAAFMLIIGAGCSMDHRSKDDGGGGSSSTDTDYTRLSAILYLKSSDIDVRANLLTDKNNDNVLTVTNETQEFMYYRFSKRGGTDGEDTEADTLGKNAAILAKDSAQFTLRDSLVLSYGSHAHGLFSLGEGTNIIVSDCVILTMSNDSSGLMTSDGGKISAIHVTAGTYGTGSPAVNVSEGGGSVMAERGHYYTEGTNSPAILARGEAGISMAKIEAGSSQAVKSEGEAAVTLQSCDITANHEAIPTDNISPYQAVMIYRADSGNPLSETSYFTMNNGKLDCMKGDVFYATNVNATISLMNADITNHDSDGAFLRAGASSWGTSGINGGKITLSALGQNIDGNIILDSASDMNMYLTEGSLFTGAVNPTGTSARIFVSLSNSRWILTGDSHVSSLACEAGSINLNGHTLYVGETAYTAGTESSGSAVDFASDRNSASNGTSSDQSDTAGHNSTNTDSDTSLPITSSDKSAGSTAQKLLFSPAIYTTGTVNGVSYRAYNNIAYVSSPVNQDYQKLSIYIPEPYFSSRPLNGYTASTAPIFIPNNSGGYMAAEIMTPSAENPVGLALSRGLVVVSPALRGRNVTNGTAPAAIVDYKAAVRYIRSNKSRLPAGNTDRIIACGVSSGGALAALLGTAGNSEAYSEWLNAAGAAASEDKIYAAACYCPVTDLENADGAYEWMFGGSKYGSDSVNLIGNYESYIDSLRLKKESTALTASGDNDTFTRYIEGIFIQAAQNALSSGTAVSASWLKVSGTEVVSADLEKYADSFTARQKSVPAFDKFDLSSPENSEFGYKHFTEYSAQRSTAGGAMADEAVISAMNPMDSTVYSEVCRFWRIRHGINDRDIPVNVSAVLALTLENAGCEVDFSAVWDQGHGGYYDTDSLFDWIDSICK
- a CDS encoding tyrosine-protein phosphatase; protein product: MLRRSRIFLLLSAVIIIIISMSAPCYSADSFRKTFYKSLSARLGKHRADYPNLSDSDFANFRMVKTSGIAPGKLFRSSSPISTWGERNAIADRLSREAGVSTFINLADSDNGMTKHKGWAGSYYSTRKIIGLKLGMKFKSRDFRRSLARGIHFMAGNEPPYLIHCSLGKDRAGFVCAVVESLAGASWEEVERDYMISFRNYFGILPGTKEYDFVVRNEIYRILSENFGAANLMAVNLSVYAEKYLRGIGVSQQDIDTLREKLRGE
- the trmFO gene encoding methylenetetrahydrofolate--tRNA-(uracil(54)-C(5))-methyltransferase (FADH(2)-oxidizing) TrmFO, whose translation is MPDIIIIGAGLAGCEAAYQLSRRGFSVDLHEMRPGVMTPAHKTGLPAEIVCSNSLGSENKDGRITAAGILKEELHMLDSLILSCAELSRVPAGGALAVDREKFSGLVAERLSAEKNINLIRGEYTDIPAMTAIISSGPLTSDALAENLREITGEGIYFYDAVAPVIMRESVDMSKVFVTGRYGRGDDYINCPMSRGEYSAFYDALIHAERNIPHDFEKGKYFEGCMPVEALAERGYDTLRFGPMKPRGLVDPRTGREPFAAVQLRQDNAEGTLYNLVGFQTGLKWPEQKRVFSMIPGLEHAEFARLGVMHRNTSVNAPAVLDEYLRLKTRDNIFLAGQITGVEGYVESTAMGLAAGINASCLLAGKNLPSWPRESAIGSLIHYLMTTDPAHFQPMNMNLGIFPAVTGIRGKKERAEFHRGRALAAIREFISWL
- the cobJ gene encoding precorrin-3B C(17)-methyltransferase, whose protein sequence is MAVIYAVGIGPGGAETITPQAMNILRSCDVIAGYEKYVDMLRDFTPGKILFTTKMTQEVSRCEWALMFARDYGKNVALVSSGDSGVYGMAGLMLEIAKGSGVEVIVIPGVTAANSCASVLGAPLMNDYVTVSLSDRLTDWHIIERRLIAASSGDFVICVYNPASKQRPDNFRRACDVIMRRYRPSTPAGYVRNMGRGEMTHAVMTLREIREADIDMLCTVIIGNSQTYILDGRMITARGYNIPEVKIT